TAATAGCCGCAGGCAAGACTTGCTGTTGAAATTGCGAGGAGGGCAAAAATTGTCGTAAAAACGATGAAGTGACGTTTGGCTTTGGTTGTTTTCATGGTCGTTCTCCTTTTTGAAAAGCGTTATTTTGCTGGAGCGCCGGACGCGCTGGTTTGCTGCGTCTGGTGCTCGTTGCAGTAGGGACAAAACTGCCAGTCGTATTCGATAATGCGACTGCAATTCGGACAATTGTGCTTCAGTGCTTCACCGCAGTGCGGGCAGCGGAAATAACTTGCCTGAACTGAGCCCGAGCATTTCGGGCAACTCAGGTGAGGTGCGACCACTGTGGGCCTTTTCTGCATTTGCCAGAGAATGATCGCAATAATAATGAGTATGAATAATCCGGGCATAAACCAGCCTCCAAAGTGCCATCCCCCCCACGAAAATCCGTAGTTACAGAACATGGTGCCTTCTCCTAGTAGCGGTGATGGCCGTAGCCGTAGCTCTCCGCATGGTGTCCGCCATGCCCCCAGTAAGAATAGGGTCCAGGCCCATAACCGCACCAGGGACCCCACGGAGCACAGGCTGAAAGCAGCAACAGGCTGCCGGCGAGAAGAATAAGTATCAAAATGGTTTTCAACATAACGAACTCCTTGTCGTGATTGTTGCTCTCAACTAAGAGCAACCAGGGTGCCAACTTTTTAACTTTATGAAAATATTGGAAAAAATGATTTAAGCACGATTGAAATCGGAAAAATTTTTGACTGTTCCGGGAGGCTTGCACCACCTGATTGTCAAAAAATTTGACAGGTTTAGCATGGCCCTTTCGACAAGTCGGTGAGAGTGGCTTGCAGCACGATGGAGAGTTGCGGTTAAGACATGAATCCTTCTTTTTATCCGTTTGGAGCACAACAGCCTGACGCTGTTTTTTGAGCACGCCCCGCTTCTGTAGAATATTCTCCGCACATGTTTAATATCCATCACACCCCGTGCTGCGGACATCCCACCCAAAGCCTCGAATTTGCCAAAGCTCAATGGCTTTCATACTCATAAAAAAATTTAATCATTTTCAACAACGACAATAACTCTCTGAAATCATTTTAGAAAAATCAATTCGACAGGAGTAAATTTTTTTATTCAAAGACCCTTGACCCTGGACCATGGACCAGGGTTTAGAGTTAAGGCATGAAGGTCGCAACAACGACATTCACAACGGGTGGAGGCACATTGTATGTCTGACTTTTTAACAATCGGAAAACTCGCCAAGCAGGCCGATGTCAGTATTGACAGTATTCGTTTTTATGAGCGCAAAGGGTTGCTTGAAGACCCGTTGCGAACGGCAGCAAATTACCGGGTCTACCCTTTGGCTGCGGCCAAGCGGTTGCGCTTTATCAAGAAAGCCCAACGGCTCGGCTTCTCATTGGAGGAGATCCATCAGCTGCTCAGGGTCAGTCACGACTCTTCGGCGTCCAAAGCGGATATCAAGCAGATAACCGAAGAAAAAATAGCCGACATCCGCTCGCGGATCGAGGATTTAAAGCGCATGCTGAAGGCTCTGGAACAGTTGGATGATTGCTGTGACGGGCGTGGTCCGATAGAGGAATGTCCGATTCTGAAGTCGCTGGAAGAAGACGAGACGCTCTGCGGTCAGCAGTCATAAGCAATGAGTTGAAAAACAGACCGGCCTTTGCCGGCAATCGGGAGCAGAAACAAAACAGTGACGCTACCCACAAAAAAGGAGAATAAGAGATGAAAAGAATCTGGATGGTCATGTTGGTGATCGGTTTTGTTATGGGGACAACGGCACTGGTCAGCACAGTTGCCATGGCGCATGGCAGTGGCGGGATGATGTCTGATGTGGACGATGTCGCTCCCTGTCAGGGTGAGTCCTTCTCAGGTGCCATGCACCATGGTTACGGCTACGGAATGATGGGTGGCATGATGGGGCACCAGGATATGGGCGATATGATGCATGGCGGCCACGCCGGTCACATGATGGATGACGATGACATGGGCCATGGCAGCCTGCTGAGCCAGGCCGATAAACTTGGACTATCAACCGAGCAGGAGAACAAACTCAATACCCTGCACGTCGCAGAGCAAAAAGACCTGATCCGCTCCTCGGCAGAAGCGGATGTGGTTCGCCTGGAACTGTCCAACCTTCTCTCCTCAACAAACTGGACGATGAAGGATGCCGAACCGCTGGTTCAGAAACTCAACAAAATCGAAGGGAACATGCAGCTGCGTCATCTGCAAGCGTTGCACGAAGCCCGGCAAATCCTGACTGCTGACCAATTGAAACTGTACAGCAGTCTGGAAAAATCTGACCACGGTGAAATCTACTGCAATTAAATTTGACAACCACCGGAACAGAAAGGATGAGGTCATGCAAGATCCTGTATGCGGCATGCAAGTCACACTGGAATCAAAAGGCGGAACCGCTGATTGGCAGGGAGAGACCTATGCTTTCTGTTCGGTGAAATGCCGGGAGAAATTCAACGCCGACCCGGAACACTATCTGCACCCCGAATCGGGGTCGGTCGA
This genomic window from Pelobacter seleniigenes DSM 18267 contains:
- a CDS encoding zinc ribbon domain-containing protein, producing MFCNYGFSWGGWHFGGWFMPGLFILIIIAIILWQMQKRPTVVAPHLSCPKCSGSVQASYFRCPHCGEALKHNCPNCSRIIEYDWQFCPYCNEHQTQQTSASGAPAK
- a CDS encoding heavy metal-responsive transcriptional regulator → MSDFLTIGKLAKQADVSIDSIRFYERKGLLEDPLRTAANYRVYPLAAAKRLRFIKKAQRLGFSLEEIHQLLRVSHDSSASKADIKQITEEKIADIRSRIEDLKRMLKALEQLDDCCDGRGPIEECPILKSLEEDETLCGQQS